One window from the genome of Pedococcus badiiscoriae encodes:
- the nadD gene encoding nicotinate-nucleotide adenylyltransferase: MRLGVMGGTFDPIHHGHLVAASEVQTRFGLDEVVFVPTGQPWQKDEREVSAPEHRYLMTVVATASNPRFTVSRVDIERPGPTYTIDTLRDLHHERPDAELFFITGADALAQILSWKDADELFELAHFIGVTRPGYVLSESGLPADRVTLQEVPAMAISSTDCRARVERAEPVWYLVPDGVVQYVNKYRLYAAGSPAGAPART, translated from the coding sequence ATGCGGCTCGGGGTGATGGGCGGGACGTTCGACCCGATCCACCACGGCCACCTCGTGGCTGCCTCCGAAGTCCAGACCCGGTTCGGGCTCGATGAGGTCGTCTTCGTGCCCACCGGCCAGCCCTGGCAGAAGGACGAGCGCGAGGTGAGCGCGCCGGAGCACCGGTACCTCATGACCGTCGTCGCGACCGCCTCCAACCCTCGTTTCACGGTGAGCCGGGTCGACATCGAACGCCCGGGACCCACCTACACGATCGACACCCTGCGCGACCTGCACCACGAACGGCCCGACGCAGAGCTCTTCTTCATCACCGGCGCCGATGCCCTGGCCCAGATCCTGTCCTGGAAGGACGCCGACGAGCTGTTCGAGCTCGCGCACTTCATCGGTGTCACCCGCCCCGGGTACGTCCTGTCGGAGTCCGGCCTGCCCGCCGACCGGGTCACCTTGCAGGAGGTCCCCGCCATGGCGATCAGCTCCACCGACTGTCGGGCGCGCGTCGAGCGCGCCGAACCCGTCTGGTACCTCGTGCCCGACGGCGTCGTCCAGTACGTCAACAAATACCGCCTGTATGCCGCCGGCTCACCTGCCGGCGCACCGGCACGAACGTAG
- a CDS encoding glycosyltransferase family 2 protein, which yields MPPELSIVIPVYNEQEVLPLLAARLRPVADGLGTTYEVVAVDDGSDDLSPAVLVRMGREWPQLRVVRLRANAGHQAAISAGLASARGAYVVTLDADLQDPPEVIPEMLAQARAQKADVVYGVRSDRSSDSTFKRLSARAFYRLIRILSGTHAQVDAGDYRLMSRATVNAINSLPEHHRVLRFVVPTLGFPSTSVTYRRDERAAGKSKYPLSKMIRLSLDSVTGFSTAPLRAATWLGLLGGLGALALLAYALIAGALGQTLPGWTSTVVAVAGVGAVQLLCVGILGEYVGRMYAQLQARPTYYIAYDSLTGPATPADEPAPLVAESAPGAGEGVTPADEPAPAASRQA from the coding sequence ATGCCCCCCGAGCTCAGCATCGTCATCCCCGTGTACAACGAGCAGGAGGTGCTGCCCCTGCTGGCCGCCCGCCTCCGGCCCGTCGCCGACGGGCTGGGCACGACGTACGAGGTGGTCGCGGTCGACGACGGCAGCGACGACCTGTCCCCTGCCGTGCTGGTCAGGATGGGACGCGAGTGGCCCCAGCTGCGGGTCGTCCGGCTGCGTGCCAACGCCGGGCACCAGGCCGCCATCTCCGCAGGGCTGGCGAGCGCCCGGGGCGCCTACGTGGTCACCCTCGACGCCGACCTGCAGGACCCGCCCGAGGTCATCCCCGAGATGCTGGCCCAGGCCCGGGCCCAGAAGGCCGACGTGGTCTACGGCGTGCGGTCGGACCGGTCGAGCGACTCGACCTTCAAGCGGCTCAGCGCGCGAGCCTTCTACCGGCTCATCCGCATCCTGTCGGGCACCCACGCCCAGGTCGACGCCGGCGACTACCGGCTCATGTCCCGGGCCACCGTCAACGCCATCAACTCGCTCCCGGAGCACCACCGCGTCCTGCGGTTCGTCGTGCCCACCCTCGGCTTCCCCTCGACGTCGGTGACCTACCGCCGCGACGAGCGCGCCGCAGGCAAGTCGAAGTACCCGCTGTCGAAGATGATCCGGCTGTCCCTCGACAGCGTGACCGGCTTCTCGACCGCCCCGCTGCGCGCGGCCACGTGGCTCGGGCTGCTCGGTGGGCTCGGGGCCCTCGCCCTGCTCGCCTACGCCCTCATCGCCGGCGCGCTGGGCCAGACCCTGCCCGGCTGGACGTCCACGGTCGTGGCGGTCGCGGGAGTTGGCGCGGTGCAGCTGTTGTGCGTGGGCATCCTCGGCGAGTACGTCGGGCGGATGTACGCCCAGCTGCAGGCCCGTCCGACCTACTACATCGCCTACGACTCGCTCACCGGGCCGGCCACGCCCGCGGACGAGCCTGCCCCGCTGGTGGCCGAGTCGGCTCCGGGCGCGGGCGAGGGTGTCACACCCGCGGACGAGCCCGCACCAGCAGCGTCACGCCAGGCATAG
- the rsfS gene encoding ribosome silencing factor has protein sequence MPATERSLDLAITAAKAADDKLATTVAGIDVSEQLALTDVFVIVSASTDRQVGAIVDEVEDQLREKGAKPIRREGERDGRWVLLDFGDIVVHVQHDEEREFYELERLWKDCPEIDLGVPKRRDA, from the coding sequence GTGCCCGCCACCGAACGATCCCTTGACCTGGCCATCACGGCCGCCAAAGCCGCCGACGACAAGCTGGCCACCACCGTGGCCGGCATCGACGTCAGCGAACAGCTCGCCCTGACCGATGTCTTCGTCATCGTCTCCGCCAGCACCGACCGACAGGTCGGCGCCATCGTCGACGAGGTGGAGGACCAGCTCCGCGAGAAGGGCGCCAAGCCGATCCGCCGTGAGGGGGAGCGGGACGGCCGGTGGGTGCTGCTCGACTTCGGCGACATCGTCGTGCACGTCCAGCACGACGAGGAGCGCGAGTTCTACGAGCTGGAGCGGCTCTGGAAGGACTGCCCCGAGATCGACCTCGGCGTGCCCAAGCGCCGGGACGCATGA